tgtctcttcaaaagggctttttataacaatgccaaggggtggggcaaaagacctcctccttgctagatcaaagcatactgcacagccaagtatagacccttccaaacacctgtaatgtggggatttatcaaggcaactccatgtagtttaaaaaggaggtttatttgggggtaacttacagctagtaaaggggttggttataggatctgggagaggtgaggtgcagttcaacagggttctctggagaactctgactcagTCTGCCCTCCAGCATCCTGGATTTCAAGGAACCAAGAGGCCCGGCACGACTGGATCTTGGAGCTTAAGGGCTCCCAACTCAGCCCTGCCCCCAGGGGAAAGTCATAGGTAGGCGtggcagttactggaagcctcactaggggtagtacttccatgtcaaagctggaacagctacctactacacaCCTGGTAACAActcccatggtcaaatcatccccttatgcactCCTGCTGTgttaaagcaagctcagattcttggatcctgagtaagttctcactaggaaacctctgtgggtctctacagctCCCCTTTCTTAATATAATAAAGATCCCCTCAGACCtctcagatagactgtgcctgcTTTAGGTCATTCTTCCCTAGTCAACCTTACCCATCCTTGagatacactttccatcaagtgtactctgtcttaggttggaaGCTAACAAGAAGAACGTTGCCTGTgcctgactaccagcctctggcagtaCAGTGCTTAACTTGGCTCTGACTgaggtccctactaagagcttgcaagaAGTTGGAACAACCACAGCAATTCCTATggctgccacacctcccattaAAGGAGTAGAAgatgaccaagatggaatgtcctttttggatgggtctaagatgtctataacagccttagatgtgccaagcccttttttaattcaataaactcttgatgaaaatgcatcaaataaatcaataaactcctgatgcaactgcatcaaacttagATTTCCTTAGCTTCACCAAGCCATGGTTAATAAATATCAACAGATTAACATAATTTTAGTATGAATATTACTAGACATATTTATAACTAGCATGAATATTACTAGACATATTTATAATTCTTACATTAAAAAGCAAACtctctataggactactttacaaactttagcaaacatctaaaaaagatctcttaacagaactatttacattttcttcaaacAAGACAGAGAGTACATGAAtcatgagtcaccacagttaaaattgtaggcaaactcaaaactgtttcatttctgagATTTGCAAAAGCTCAGAAAAGTCAGTTCTAATAACAGTCTTATAGTTCCCCTGAAAGTTTGAAATCAGAGCCTAATTCAACAGTGGCTCTAGAGTCTTTGTATCCAGCTCCCTTGATTCCAGGATTTGGTAAGTGCTGCAGCCAGGGGGTTGTAACACTTGGGATGATGTTGTACCCCACCAAGCCACCTTCCCCACCAGGTCTTTCTAGCCATTCTGGAGCTTGCGGAAGTGTGCCCAGTGGCAGATGGTcaccagctgggggaggggcagtcccttcacccaaattcattgCAGTTCCCCTGAATCAACTAAGTTCAAACAAACGTTACTGAAACTTCACTCTCAATTACAGCAGCACTTTCAGTTAGCTTTCCCTAGGAGAGCTGCCCTAGGGCGCAGGTGGTTGTCATAGTAACTAAGCTGCTACAGAGCTACTTTCAGAAAGCTTTCTGCACAGCCAGTAAACAGAAACTGCTTGAGTTGGGCTGTTAGCTCTGGTCAGGTGTTTTCAATCCCAGTCCTGAGGCCCAAGCACTCTCAACTGCCTCTCACCCCAGGGGCTCAAGGTTCCTCCTGCTTCTATGAGCCACAGCTCTCAAGCAGCCCTGGCTCCAGGAGGAAACACAGCTGCAATGAGCTGTGGTTTCTCTCACACTATATTACCCTGGGTGTCAGGCTGTTCAATTACGGGGAATATTTGAAGGCCTTGTACCTCTTTCTCTCTGCTagctgcctcctgaatactggctTGAAGAGAGACACAGCGCTGGTAGCCAGGGTTTATCATGTTATGGGAGGTTTCTAAACCCGGGAAATTATCTGAGGCTTTCCTATTCTGATAGATGACTCGTCAGGTGAGTCTAATTCCGCccctacagaaggaagagagacctgGGCAGGAGAGACCTGAAGGGCTTCCAGTTGTTGAGAAAGAGAAGTTATTAAGTTTTTCAAGCCCTTTAGTTCCTCCCTTGCCTcatcccaagacttctgttccttaAACTCTGCCTCGTGGCCCAAAGGGAGCTGACCCTGATTGAATGATGTAAAAGTGTTCTCATCTAGTGGCACTGTCAGTGGAATGGAGGGTTTTGTCTTACCTGTGTCTGCCTCAGGGAAAAATTCCCCCCACCACTCAAGGCTTAGATCTAAGCTGTCCTGAATTAATgtccacaggccaaaagcttccatggGAATCTTTTCTGGCCCATATTCCTAATCATATTTTTGCAATTCAACTCTGATTCTCCCCCAGGAGTCTGTGTCCAGAGTCCCATAGTTGGAAAACCAAGGGCACAGTTCCTCTACAAACTCCAAGAACCTCTGTACTTGTTGCAATTCTACCTTAACTCCCCCAGTTTTCAGACTTTCTACAAGTGAATATACAAACATCTGCTTACTATTTCCCTGCCCCATTTCggcttttctttctcagactgctaAGTCCACAGTGACTGCTTGTTCCTGGATGCTGTTTTCAGGtccagcactagggaaattcTACTCTTACCCTAAGTTTCTTCCTACACAATATTACTATACCTAAGCCctatattttttcctaatttaatagatagaaattgagagagacagagagagacagagagacagagagagaaacctagATGGATACTTGCTACAGCCTTATTTTTCTATGTGCAGTTTTTGCTCCTGaagaataaaatatcaccaccttAACCTTTTCATACAAAACTGGACATGTCCAACTGCTTCCGTAGGGTTTTCCTACTCTCACTTACTTCCTCTGCACCCAAGTAAGTCCCTAGTTCTggtgccatctgtgggaggccagctcccaccttttaaagggttcctatgaggaggagagaggaataagaaacttttagatagaaagatagcagagaggagacagacagaaacacaggatagcttcaggagggcctggatcaaaatccactggttccttctgtctcttcaaaagggcttcttataacaatgccaaggggtggggcaaaagacctcctccttgctagatcaaagcatactgcacagcAAGCGTAGATccttccagagaaaccctgtttcaaaaacagcaaaacaaacaaaagccaaataaataaataaataaacttataaaCAGGGCACACAAGGTCCCACTCCTCCCTGAGGATCTATAAGTAGTTAATGGTGGCTGGGTAAgggagagagacattttctttggTAGTATAGGCAGTGGTTCATTATGATACTTCTGTGTATAACTGTTagtaaattcattggttcacttttttaaaagacatgaacATTGAAGGGGGATTAGGGATAGAAGAGggatgggaaagggaaggggcCCGAAAGGGGATAAGAAATGGTAACAGggatgactatgatcaaaatacaccatATACCTATATGAAGATGTCATAGTGAAACACATCATTATGTATAATTACTAAataccagtaaaaaaaaaaaaagcttttaaaaagaacatcTAGTACATAATCAgacatacctttttttttaaaaatgtctcagGTAGCACAAACTGGCCTCAATTttgaggataatcttgaacttcttatcctctTGCccctaccttcccagtgctggtattacagaagtgtgccaccacactccgCTAAACAGTGGTTTCTGTTCCCCAGGGCTGGAAGTATCTGTTTTTCATAATAGCCCTTAAGTAAGGCCAGACCTGGGGTATTGAGGTTCTGACAAACGTGTAAAAGGCTTTACTGTCTGTCTATTCCTGTCTCCTGCTGGTGAGGCCAATAGGGATATTTCTTGTCTAACTTGATTTCTGAGAAGACTTATGACCATCCAATTAGAAGAATTATATTCTTCACTTTTTCAAGCTACTTCTCATATTCCTGGATCATGACCTTCAGTTCACACATGAACTCGGCACAGCTCTGCACATCCTCTTTTCCTTCATTGTCCACAAGGATATTATATTTATCTCTGGGCACAGGAATCTTCAGGGCATTAAACATCTTTTCAAAACCATTTACCAATCTGGCCTTGGCCACATTGGCTTGTAGTAAGCCCAGTCAATCACTGGTGATTTCTCAGAGTAGTCAGCCTAGAGTGGAGGGTCTCATTCCAGATATTCAGGGAGTTTACAATTGTCTTTTGGTTTCAGGGTATGATTCCTCCCAAAGCTACCCAGTGTATGGCTTTTGGGCAAGTTTACATCCTACACATCTTAGGATCCTTTACCAACCACAGCAGAGtgcagcctccagcctgtgacCAGCTCTTAAAGGGAACAATATACTATTCTCTGCGGACCTGATGTAACTTGCTTGGTGTTCTCATCTGATTTAGACATAGTacctgttttgtgtttctttagaACCTCATATGTCTAAATTACAAAACTTTTTACATTGTCATATGAATTACTTATTTCTCTTAGAACTATGGACCTTTTTACTTTGTaggttgttttatttctataggCCCATATATGCAAATAATTTATGTTAGTATTTtgtgagtgaataaataaatataatattgaaTAGTCACATGTAGGCATTACTTGTCATTTTCCATGAAAAATAGTGGAGTATATATTGCTATATTCACAAAAAAATGGACATTCTTAGAGAGATAGCACCATGTAGTGGAGTGTGGGctctggagagagacagatacaggTTTGAATCCCAGTGATGCCATTTATCTACCTGTGTGTGAACttgaacaaatattttaactTAGAGTTTCATGATCCTCTTTATAAAATGTGAATATTCCTGCTTCCTCTTAACTCTTGGCCTGTAGCATGTGCTGAGTAAATGGTAGCCATCATTATTAATTGTAGCCTCTTTTTTAGATCTGTTTGGTgaattttacttatttagttgCCTTACTGTTAGATGTAATCAGCCTGCTTTGTGATACACCCTGTAATTACCAAGGTTCAAAGATTTAAAATTGTTTCAAGAACTTGTTTTGCAAGTATCAAGtacagaaaatgattttaaaataccattgcTTGTCTACCATTTAAACATTCTatactaaacattttttttgagacagagtttctctgtgtagctctgactatcctggagctcgctctataaaccaggctggctccagactcacagagatcctcctgcctgtgcctcttatgtgctggaattaaaggcatgtgctaccgctgCCCAGCTCtagtaatcatttttaaatgaaggatGTGACTATGATATGTAAACTGCAGAACTGTGGTTTCTATTTAATCAACTCTGCTTATAAGCACAAGAAATCCTAGACTTCTTAGTAGTGGgtaaggggttacttacaggaacagaaattacccaaaaacagctgcatcaccaaggcccatCACAGCACGGGGACACCTCACAAAagctggaatcctggagctcactgcacagcctgcaggtagCTCAActggttggagagtgtccttacGAGGGGTGTTATCCTAAACCTCTCCCAGGCAACTCAGCTGTTTTCTGTTTCAGGTTGCTCATCTTGTCTAAGAGTGACTTTCAACAGCTTTATTCTTTATGGAGTGTTTCAGTCTCGAATGGAACTGCCACACAACACTCCacccttaagtccaatcagaaagttgGTTGTGTCCATTTCCATTTGTTCCACACTTGCTCTAGCTGGCACAGCTCACCTGGCACTTCAATAATGAAGCATGCAGGATCCACATTTAAGGAGGGTGTTTGGCCTTAATCCTCCCCAGTATCCCTAGTAGCAACTTCTGGCACTATAAGAGCTAGCTCACGGGGAAAGGGACATTTTGGGCCTAGTCCTAGCTTTATTTCTCCAAATTCTGCAACTGACATGTacaatgtcttcagcaataggttctTCCATTCAGTTCTGGATGCAACCAGCAACCATGGCTCCTCAGCCAACAACCCCTAGGGAGGTAACCAACCCATGGCACTGGGAGTTTCAATCAACCTTATGGTTTTTGGGAGCATCTGTTGCTTCTCTTGGCAAAATATCCTTGTTTACTCTTTGTGAACTAATGCCTCGTGCTCGCTTCTTTAGGTGCACTCACATGTCTCTCCAATGGCTTTCCAATTAGCAAAGCACTGAGAGGTTAGCACTATGTCATATGTATAGCAGAACTTTTCCAGAAGACAGACAGGACAAGGCAACATCTTGAACTACTAACCCATAGTAAATAGTGGGGTTACAAAGATAACCTTGGTGAATCACTCTGAAAGTCTGTTGTCATCTGCTTGAGCATCCCCAAAGTTCACAACTAAGAAGATACTAAAGTCGAAAACAACAAGGTCTAATATAACATGGAAAGGTTCCATCCATTTGTATAAATAGCTTCCTCCACAGATCAAGGTTGGATAGAATAGCAGGGAGAGGAGGCGGTAACTTAATTAGCTCTCTTTACTCCTCAGTCATTCCTGTGAGCCATTACATTTCCATATCCTCGAGTTCTTCCACAGAGCTTCCCTGTATTTTTCCTCCCTTGATGAACTCAGTGGGCCTGACTCAGGCTTCTCAGCTCTATCCAAGGCCAAGGAGGAACTTGGCCCTGTTCACCTCTGCTGTACCTGATGGTTCTCTGTATTCAATATTTGACCCTTGGTTGGCACTGTAGCCATAGCTGTTGTCATTCAGGCTGGGCAAACCATCTCCACCCCTAGCATAACCTTTGCTTTCAGGAAGTGTACCCTACAAAATGTACAAGGATGGGGGATAATTACCTACCCTTGCGACAGGCTTGGTTGTCTTCACCTGTATAGTTCTATTGttgctggaagtttctctggtcacATCAAGCCCCAAGGTCCCATGTTTCTCAGGTCCGCTCAGCCCCATGgttgggatgaatctctcccacccaagtcctgcagctgcttggtcccaagtaaacacacagaggtttatattatttacaaactgtatggcctacggctcaggcttcttattagctagcacttataacttaactcaacttataactattaatctatgtattgacacttgttccatggctttacctgtgtcctattacatgttgctccttggatggtggtTTTGTATCTCCCTTTACTCTCTTCTCCTTTCACTCTCTCTTGGATTTTACCAccagctccatcctgccctgccataggccagtgcaactttatttatcagccaatgggagtaacacatattcacagcatacagaaagacatcccacagcattctatCATAGATGCCTTTTGCTATccatagccaggactacacattCACTCTTCCCTAACTCATATTTAGTTTTGTCATGTCCCTATTGGCCACTTTTCATGGAGAGGTGCAATACACAAACATCTATCTACTCACACCAGACAGGGAATCCAGAACAGACCCAAGTAAGGATACAGTAAATGTCCaaccttggtgaaccaatgagttttattggggttacttacagaaatatgagcaaagggttatttacaggagcaaaAATGACTCTAAAACAGTCACATCACCAAAGCCTACCCTAACATGAGTgacagctcaaaaaaaaaaaaaaaactggaaacttGGAGCTCTTAGCACAGCCTGTAGGCAGCTCAACTGTTTGGAGAGTGTCCTTACCAGGTGGCTCAGTTATCCTAAACCTctcccaggcagctcagctggtttctgtttctttcagaaTGCTTGCTGGTCTCTGATTTCCCAGGTCACTGTGCTAGTCCGAGGGTGACTCTCAGTAGTCTTTGTCTATTCTTGGGGAGAAAGGAGCCTAGTgcatctgatcagtttcagggaattcctggagctattttgagttgttttacCTCTGTTTTAAGGAGATCCCCTGTACAATCTTATTCCATGCAGTTTTCGTCTCCAGGAAACTGCTATAGAACATCCATCCTCATGTTTACAAGTCACTTAGTTTACTGActgcccatctccccagcccttcccttcAGCTTCTTAATACAGATCATCCCAAAGCACATTAGACAGTGAAGACAGAATTACTTTTCTCATCTCCAATCTTAATTACTTCAGCTATGTTCCAAAAAGTAGTTTTGACATTGTAAGTTTATGTTGACCATTGATTCATCTGTCCCTTGAAGTTCATGAAGTAGGTTTCCTGCCTGTGTCAATTCccaatattctattttttttgtacttttctcattttccaaGTTATTTCTCCGTGGATAGCCATCCAAAAACTGTCcttaaaattcactttttaaaaatccttctctcatgtattacatcttgacctcagtttcctctccctccactccttccagtccCCCTCTCacttttccctctcccccagatccactcctcctctgtttcccttcaaagaaagggcaggcctcccagggatatcaaccaaatatggcataacaagttacagtaagactaggcacaaaccctcatatcaaggctggacaaggcaatccagtaggaggaaaagggtcccaagtacaggcaacagagtcaaagacatcccccattcccactgaaAGGACCTATGTAGGCACAAGATACTCCAAgatcaagttctcagcacaaaggagattgaTTTGCCCCGGAGGGAAAAGGGgtagggaataagagacaaagacagggctTTGATAGTGACAGCGCTGTCGGCAACTTCCACGCGCTCGCTTCTTTCACTTGCCCTGGCACTCCTGAGAAGATGCCAAAGGCCAAGTTCGCAGCGAGTGGCCGCAGGCGGAGCGGCAGGAGCAGCACTGGGAGCTGAAGAGGGCCAGAGGACTCATGTTCAACACAGGGATTGGGCAGTGCATTTTGAAAAATCCTCTAATTGTAAACAGCATTATTGATAAGGCTGCCTTAAGACCTACTGATGTGGTGCTGGAAGTTGGGCCTGGGACTGGAAACATGACTGTCAAGCTGTTAGAAAAGGCCAAAAAGGTAGTTGCCTGTGAACTTGATCCAAGGCTAGTAGCTGAACTTCACAAAAGAGTTCAGGGCACGCCtctggccagcaaactccaggtCCTGGTGGGAGATGTATTGAAACTGGATTTGCCGTTCTTtgatgcttgtgtggcaaacttGCCTTATCAGACTTCCTCTCCCTTTGTCTTCAAGTTGTTGCTTCACCGGCCATTTTTCAGATCTGCTATACTTATGTTTCAAAGAGAATTTGCTCTTGGTTTGGTTGCAAAACCTGGAGATAAACTGTACTGTAGACTCTCCATTAATACACAGCTTTTAGCACATGTGGACCATCTAATGAAGGTGGGGAAGAATAACTTCAGACCACCCCCCAAGGTGGAGTCCAGCATTGTAAGGATAGAACCTAAGAATCCGCCACCAACTATCAACTTTCAGGAATGGGATGGCTTAGTAAGGATCACTTTTGTTCAGAAGAACAAGACTCTATCTGCTGCATTCAAATCAAGCGCAGTACAACAGCTGTTGGAAAGAAACTACAGAATTCACTGTTCAGTCCATAATACTGTAATACCAGAAGATTTCAGTATAGCAGATAAAATACAGCAAATCCTAACCAGCACAGGTTTTAGTGAAAAAGGGGCCCGTTCCATGGACATAGATGACTTTATCAGGTTGCTACATGGATTCAATGCAGAAGGTATCCACTTTTCCTAgccatttgaaaacattttttttcaagaccaagaaaaaaaaaatgaaattataattccTTATATTATTATCCTGTATGTTAAAAGTGGTTGATTctacgtatttttttttttgtttgttgttaagtattttaaatatgctaCAAAGGTCAGGGTTCAGTATACATGTAACAGTTTTCAAGTTCAAAAGCTGCAGATATGCACAACCATACACTTAAACTTTCAAACAATTTATTGTATAAAGATGTTACTTTATTCACTGTGTTATGGACTGTGAGGCCTACTTTAGGCCTGCAGCTTACTCTGTCAACTAGTCACAGATTCCCCCAATATTCCTCCTTGTTCACATGTATAGTAAGTTACTTAACATGactttcttttacatttcattCTATGGAATTTCCATGTATTAATGCCTTCTTTGTTAGATGACCTATTGCAACACAGACAACATTACAGTTCTGGGTAAGCTAGAGTCTGCTGCAGTTACACAGTGAAAGCATGTTCTATGTATGACTGACTACCTCTGAAATGCAGAAGCTTAGAAAGAAATTAACTATAAAATCATGTCAAGTCCATTTTCTTAGGGGAGATAAGATCTACAAATTTCAGATTTAGAAAAATCCCAGAGAAGTTTGTAAATCAAATGGGCTTTATTAGTTTTAGTTTTCAGCGTTTTAAAATAACAGCTATTTTCCCACAACTGTAAGCTCTTGGCTGTTCGTTACTTACTCTTGGATAATTAAAATTCTAGTACCTGGTGTTTCTTTTTAAGCTATTTAAAATTTGTCAGATTGAAGATAAAtgctgtttatatattttaataattagctgttttatttataaaaaaaaaaaaagagacaaagacagaagataggactaggaagaaggggaagggaacaaggaagaggaggaaggaatatttgccccagagggacaaaggactgcctctgaatAGAAAGGAGtcagatgtggcccataggcaaatgagTTTATAATGGGAAAAGGGAAAACTCTGTGTTAGGATGAATTGGTTAAtcttgattgggcatgttaattcaGGTAGCCAAAAGGggtttttgattgctggacttcaatacatTTGATCGATGGACCCTTGGTAGttggcctcaggaggaggaagtggccaactaagggaatggaccttggtggctaACTTTAGCTAATCTAATGGTTtagcaaggcagaagagagggaaggacaagacctgccagagccatgtttgccatgtttAGGCTAGAGCCCTTCACcagctgttaggagtcccaccagaacaccaagctacacaaccataaaatatatgcagaggacctaaccCAAACCCATAAAGGGTCCATGATTGTTGCTTCTGTCTCTATGAGTCcctatgaaccctgcttagttgattctgtgggttgtgttctcacggtgtccttgacccctctagctcctataatccttccatCCTCTCTCCTGTGGGGTTCCCCTGGTTCCCCCTAGTGTTTGGAtatgggtctctacatctgctcccatcagttgctggataatgcctctctgatgacaattgggctggaCACCGATTTTACCTTAGCACATTTTACAGGCTGGACAGATTGGAGATccaaggttttgtgactgggttgatgTCCAAATTCCACCACTGGGAGCCTTGCCTGATTATAGAAGATGGCTAGttaggctccatatcccccattacttcttcgctagggtcactctcataggTTTCAGGGAATTTCCACTGCACTGTTTCTATATCACCCC
The sequence above is drawn from the Peromyscus leucopus breed LL Stock chromosome 1, UCI_PerLeu_2.1, whole genome shotgun sequence genome and encodes:
- the LOC114709130 gene encoding LOW QUALITY PROTEIN: probable dimethyladenosine transferase (The sequence of the model RefSeq protein was modified relative to this genomic sequence to represent the inferred CDS: inserted 1 base in 1 codon) produces the protein MPKAKFAASGRRRXRQEQHWELKRARGLMFNTGIGQCILKNPLIVNSIIDKAALRPTDVVLEVGPGTGNMTVKLLEKAKKVVACELDPRLVAELHKRVQGTPLASKLQVLVGDVLKLDLPFFDACVANLPYQTSSPFVFKLLLHRPFFRSAILMFQREFALGLVAKPGDKLYCRLSINTQLLAHVDHLMKVGKNNFRPPPKVESSIVRIEPKNPPPTINFQEWDGLVRITFVQKNKTLSAAFKSSAVQQLLERNYRIHCSVHNTVIPEDFSIADKIQQILTSTGFSEKGARSMDIDDFIRLLHGFNAEGIHFS